Proteins found in one Leptidea sinapis chromosome 23, ilLepSina1.1, whole genome shotgun sequence genomic segment:
- the LOC126971273 gene encoding uncharacterized protein LOC126971273 isoform X2: protein MSEQSNLETPNESTQLGTSRQESSQLTSQRNLETRNESTQPGTSRQESSHPTLKQKQVKSKKQAPSEFEAQLLECLKSKQLELESEDLAFFQSLQPSLKRFTRYQKLMFRTKVLNIVMEMESQTQPAYYSPIPTTSSSAFTELDSLSPINQDYQTNSIIQDTSSLNDNAISSAAVNDNETLISTESRLFNITSYDIIYNPATTSSTGESNVNAQDTNLQRNE, encoded by the coding sequence ATGTCTGAACAAAGTAATTTAGAAACACCTAATGAGTCCACGCAACTAGGTACTTCACGTCAAGAAAGTTCTCAACTAACATCACAACGTAATTTAGAAACACGTAATGAGTCCACGCAACCAGGTACTTCACGTCAAGAAAGTTCTCacccaacattaaaacaaaaacaagtaAAATCTAAAAAGCAAGCACCATCCGAATTTGAGGCACAGTTATTAGAATGCTTAAAGTCTAAGCAACTGGAGCTGGAAAGTGAGGATTTGGCTTTCTTTCAGTCTCTGCAGCCTTCATTAAAAAGATTCACTAGATATCAAAAACTAATGTTCAGAACAAAAGTGTTAAATATAGTTATGGAAATGGAAAGTCAAACACAACCTGCATACTACAGCCCCATACCTACAACAAGTTCTAGTGCTTTTACTGAGCTTGACAGTTTGTCACCGATAAATCAAGATTACCAAACCAATAGTATAATCCAGGATACTTCCAGTCTTAACGACAATGCTATTAGTTCTGCTGCAGTGAATGATAATGAAACTCTTATTTCGACTGAAAGTCGCCTGTTTAATATCACGTCTTATGACATAATTTATAACCCAGCAACAACATCATCTACTGGCGAAAGTAATGTCAACGCTCAGGAtacaaatttacaaagaaatgaATGa
- the LOC126971273 gene encoding uncharacterized protein LOC126971273 isoform X1 — MKIDTERVIIEVHLRPVLWDKRNELYKNRDAREAAWRDILKELAPNYENLSEEERKEADKKIQQRWRTARDTYQKDKISEKNQPSGSGSKKKKKYSYYDILTFLDSTTETAGEESLCEEMSEQSNLETPNESTQLGTSRQESSQLTSQRNLETRNESTQPGTSRQESSHPTLKQKQVKSKKQAPSEFEAQLLECLKSKQLELESEDLAFFQSLQPSLKRFTRYQKLMFRTKVLNIVMEMESQTQPAYYSPIPTTSSSAFTELDSLSPINQDYQTNSIIQDTSSLNDNAISSAAVNDNETLISTESRLFNITSYDIIYNPATTSSTGESNVNAQDTNLQRNE; from the exons ATGAAAATCGATACAGAGCGAGTAATCATTGAAGTTCATCTGCGGCCCGTTTTGTGGGATAAACGCAATGAATTATACAAAAACAGGGACGCGAGAGAGGCTGCATGGAGAGATATTTTGAAGGAATTGGCACCTAACTACGAAAATTTGAGCGAAGAGGAAAGAAAAGAGGCGG aCAAGAAAATACAACAACGCTGGCGAACAGCAAGGGACACTTACCAGAAAGACAAGATATCTGAAAAAAATCAGCCATCCGGCTCTGGGagtaagaagaagaagaaatattCTTACTATGACATTTTGACTTTCTTAGACAGTACAACGGAAACTGCCGGAGAAGAGTCACTCTGTGAAGAAATGTCTGAACAAAGTAATTTAGAAACACCTAATGAGTCCACGCAACTAGGTACTTCACGTCAAGAAAGTTCTCAACTAACATCACAACGTAATTTAGAAACACGTAATGAGTCCACGCAACCAGGTACTTCACGTCAAGAAAGTTCTCacccaacattaaaacaaaaacaagtaAAATCTAAAAAGCAAGCACCATCCGAATTTGAGGCACAGTTATTAGAATGCTTAAAGTCTAAGCAACTGGAGCTGGAAAGTGAGGATTTGGCTTTCTTTCAGTCTCTGCAGCCTTCATTAAAAAGATTCACTAGATATCAAAAACTAATGTTCAGAACAAAAGTGTTAAATATAGTTATGGAAATGGAAAGTCAAACACAACCTGCATACTACAGCCCCATACCTACAACAAGTTCTAGTGCTTTTACTGAGCTTGACAGTTTGTCACCGATAAATCAAGATTACCAAACCAATAGTATAATCCAGGATACTTCCAGTCTTAACGACAATGCTATTAGTTCTGCTGCAGTGAATGATAATGAAACTCTTATTTCGACTGAAAGTCGCCTGTTTAATATCACGTCTTATGACATAATTTATAACCCAGCAACAACATCATCTACTGGCGAAAGTAATGTCAACGCTCAGGAtacaaatttacaaagaaatgaATGa